The following nucleotide sequence is from Apodemus sylvaticus chromosome 2, mApoSyl1.1, whole genome shotgun sequence.
TAACGGACAGCGAGGGGGCCTGTCGGGGCTGGAACACAGAAGCATGGACGAGCTGTCCCGTGAGAGTCCACACAGAGAACTAGATGAGGCGCTGCTGCCGGGAGGCCAGGCCCCGGGAGAGGGGAGCTCAGGAGGTGCTGGGGATCCAGGGACCTTCTCGGATTTCTCACTGGGTCCTGCCCCTGTCTTGTTCCCCAATGAGATGGTGCGGTAGAGACCGAGCCCAGGCAGGGCTTCCCCAAAGGCAGGGCCCTGAAAGAGGCCAGGAGCCAGCAGCGCCTCGCTGCAGAGGGCTTCCTCAATGCTGCGCCGCAGGTTGATGGGTGAGGGCGGCCGGAAGTCCACCGTGCAATCGCTGCTTGGGGAGGAGGCTGGTGACTGCATTGGGTTGGCCCCGGAATCTTCGAGGCCCCTGCAGCCGCCACCTTGGAGAAGGAGATCGGGACCTGGGCCTGCTAGGGCGCATAGCTGCAGTAGCTCCGCGTCCCCACGCGCGATCGCACTACCCAGGGGCTCCTTGTCCCGGATCCCGGGGACCCAGCCTCCTGGCAGCAGCGGAGCAGCGTGTCCAGGAGACAATCGGAAGAGCTTGGCCCAGCAGCGCCTGGGCACACGCGGGCTGCAGAGCGCGGGGTAGAGGCCAAGCAGCGCTAACGGGAGCGCGACGCCCACCTCGCCCAGACGCAGACCTAGCTGGAAAGCCCACCAGGGCCAGGGCCCCTCCAAGCCCGCTTGGCCTCCGTAGCCCAGGGCGTGAAGCACCTCGTAGCCCTGCAGGGCTCCGCTCAGCAACCCAAAGGTCCCGGCCACGGGGGCTGTGCGCGCCGCTCGCCTCCAGGACTCCCGCGGGGCGAAGGGACTGCGCACTTGCGGGACAGGGGTAGCACCCTTAAAGCCAGACCCTCCCAAGGGTGCTCCGGCCTTTCGCCGCCGGCCGCCCCAACAAGAGAGCGCCAGCAGGAGCCCCGACAGGAAAGCAGCGAGGAAGGCGTGCAGCCCACGGGAGGCGAGCCGCAGCGGCCGCAGCGGGCGGTGCACCGCGCTTCCCAGGGCGGCGGCTACCGCTACTCCCAGCCCTAGCAGCAGCAGCGCCGCCAAGCCGGCGGGGCACCTCGGAGTGCGCGGCCGGGCCAGCAGCAGGCAAGCCAGCCCCAGACCTGCGGCTAGACAGGGCAGCGGAAGGTCCTGCAGCAGCAGCCAGGCGAGGGTCGGCAGCCGATCGCGGTGCCCGTAGGCGTCGTAGAAGAGCGGGAAGGCCCGAGTGGTCCCCGCCGAGAGCAGCAGCAGATCCAGCAACGCCAGGCAGGGGGCGCCGGGCGGACAGCGCCAGGGCAAGAGGGCCAGAGCcaacagagccagcagggccACCAGGCCGAAGAGCGCGCCTGCTCCATACACATGGGCCTCCCAGGCCAGACCCCAGCGAGCCCTAGCCTCTGCCCAGTCGGCCTCCAGGGTCAAGAAGAAGAGAGGCAGCGGAGAGGCAGGCGGCTGCCCCAAGTCATCGGACAATTCAGGCTCACTACAAGAGGCTGGCTCACATCCAGGCGGTGTTGAAGGATTCCCGAAGATAGCAGGAGAGAGTTCATCTGGGCCAGAAGTGGAGACAATGGGGTCTGTGGACAGAAAACGTTTGGCTGGAGCCGTTAGCAGGCCCCTCTCCCAGCCCTCAGCTAGAAATCTGAATTTCTTCTATGAGCTGGTTTTTCTTCTGtacccttctccccccccccaacaccccaTCTTCCAGACTGAAGCTTTCAGCGACCACTCTCCTCCCATCTGTtcatcccccacacacaccctcaatCATTCCTTGATTTTATCAGGTTGGGGAGAGGTTTTCTTAAGAAGTCACAGGACTTTAGAACTGGAAGGAAGTGAGTGGATGCCCCCTCCAGTCCAAATCCCACACCAGAAAAGACGTTCTACGAGAATAAAGTTTTTGTCCCCTTTGCACACATATGAAACTCTCTGCTTAAGTGGTTTGTGGGAGGCACTGGGTAGTTTTCATTGAATAAATGAAACCTTCTTTATACCAGAAGAAATTGAGGTTCTGCAGGAggacttgtccaaggtcacaaaTAGAGGGCCAGGACCCAGATCCAAGCACCGATCTGCATCCCTTTCCCACAGTAACCTGTCATAGGCGCTAATGTGGTTCCGTTCTCCcaacacgcatgcatgcacacacgcacacctgACTCAGAACCTCGTCTAGGACTAGAAGAGAACTTCACCCTTCCTTTTCCGATACTCTCTTGTCCCTATCCACAgaacatgcatgaacacatgcacgcacacacagaacAGCAGAAGAGCTAGGAGTCCCCTGCCCTAGCATTCTAAGTAGAACGCAGTTTATTAAGTGTCGTTCCTACAGGCTACACCCCAATACTCAGCCAATGGTTGGCAGTAGCTCCCCCATCCTGACTCACCCACAAACCCATTAGTCTAGGGCTTttatgttgtttattttgttggttttatgagatagggtctcactttgtagtccaggctgtctgcaactcattgtgtagcccaaGTTTCCCTCTTGACTCACAGCAACCATTGTGTCTTAGCTTCCTAGGCATAGGCATGACTATAGGCATGACCTCTGATGCCAGGCTCAACCCAAATACTGTCTCCCCTGACCCCCATGCTCTACCACAGCGCCATATCCACAACTGTCTGGTATAAGGCTCAATACAGGTGTCCCTTTTTCTCACTgccattctaaaaaaaaaaaaaaagtattgggaTGGGCCACTCagagagtggccttgaactcccttcCCCAAAGGAACAATTAGGGAGAATCACAGTGGAGCAACATGCTATCTCCATAACTGAACCCCTCAGGCATACTGGGGTCTGACCTCATCCTATGCCCCAACATCTCCCACATCTCTTGTGGAAAGAGAGGTCGGTCAAAACTGGACAGGATTGAGACCCTTGGTTTCTGCTCTCCTGGAGAAGAGGAGTTCTAAAATGGTTAGACTCAAGACCCTCCTGTGGCCAAACAGAAAGGGATATGCTAGAAGGTGATCTCTTCCTGCACCTTGAAGTTTCAGCAGGACTACAGctgcaggcaaaaaaaaaaaaaaaaaaaaaaaaaaaaaaatggaggaagacaagATGGTCATGAAGGATAGAGATGGCCACACGGGCATGTGGAGGACAAGAgacaggtaggtgtgtgtgtgtgtgtgtgtgtgtgtgctgggcagtAAGGACCTCTGATGATTACACTCTTGCTCCAATTGCCTGCCAATGCCCCAGCTATCCCCTAGCTGGATAACAGAGAAACACCCACCCCAGACTGTTCTCCCTCCTGCTGGAGACAGCAAAAATCTACAGAAGAAAACAGTAAAGTCCCAGGCAGCTCAAGAGACAAGAGGGGAAGAACTGAACAATTAGAAAAAAACATGGAGATAGCAATCAGAAACTTAAACACAGAGCTTCCTGACAGCTACAAGTGGCAGCATGCACTTTGGTTCCCACTAAGTTATGTTCCTCAAACCTGACCCGGGTAAGAATACCTATTACCAAGAACAGTCATGAAGATAAATGAGGTGTGTTCCTGGTGTGGAAAATCATCATTCGATATATAATTCTGGCCAGTATCATAACTGGCTAATGTGCATCTGGGATCAATCATCTTGTTTGTGTGTGATCAGCTCTGACCTCaaattagttcttttttttaaagatctatttcaTTTGTAATTATGTCTGTTGGGTATTTACAGGTGAGTGCATGtgtctgcaaaggccagaagagagtgttgcatcccctggagctggcggtatggacagttgtgagctatccAGTATGAGGGCTGGGAATCAACCTGGCTCCTTTataagagcagtgtgtgcttttaaccactgagtcttgTCTCCAGCCCCTTAGATTAGAGCTTGGTTTAGCAACTTAAGTCTATGATCTGGGTGGAGAGCCCTTAGTACTTGTTAAACTTGTTTAGAAGGACAGAATGAGTCCACTGAGTGAACACCAATCTCTTGTCTCAGTCTGTGCTGTTTGAAGGACACTAACATGGTGCTATGCTTCCCTCTCCCCAGTGGTCATTCAGTTGGAAACAGGTAGCCTGCTGGTCAGAGGAGGCACCAGCCTGGTGTCAGCGCATCAAGCTAATACGCTCTTCATTTTCCTGCCCTCTTTGATGCCCTGGTCTAACCTACTGCTACTAagttactgggttacctcagtttcCTTTGACCCATGCCTGACCCTACCTGTGATTCCTCAGGCCCTTCTCCACACTTACCACACAGACATGTGCTCTCAGAGACCATGTCCACGTCTCACTCATGGGCCATATGAAACCCTATTTCTCATCTCTGTCCCCAAGCACGATAGCCAATAGCACACATTTCAGCAATTATAAAATCCAGGAGAGAacataggcaaaacaccagtgaCATCTCAAGCATCAGAGACGGACTTGTCGATTTGGAACAGAGTATGTCCAGGGAGCCCCACTGGGCGAGTGCggatggaggcagggaggaggcagcctagcttctgcctctgaagGTGCCACTCATTCTCATCGCTTGTCTCCATTTGTAACTTCCTCAGAAAATGCCTTGAGTTTTCCCTAAAAGACAGTGGTCCTGTATTCCCTATATCACCAGGAGATAGATCCTGAGCAGGCCACCCCTTCAGGGAGGTTCCACCCTGTCCTTGTGGCCCTTGACCTCAGGAGTGAGAGAAAAGATGGGATGTCAACATGAGTAATTGTCGAGGCAGGGCTGGCTGAGGGGGGATGGGAAACGATAAGCTAGGTCCAGGAGAAGCCAGGTCTGATTATCCACCAGCTGCCCAGATCAAAGGGCCGAGGAGTCAACTCTGGATGCTGGAAGCTGCAGCCCATTGAGTGCTTTGGCTGCATCCTTCTCCCTACCCCCAACTCCAGCATTGTGGAGGGCTGACATTTCTACAGCAGTAACACTGGAAATATTTAACAGCTGGAGAGCCCAGGCATCGACCATTCATGGCCCAGACTTGCCAGTATGgccagagagcagagagggaCAACAATGAGGACTCATCAATGGCCTGAAGTCCTCAGATATGGGAGAACCCATGATAAAATGTCACTGTGCAAATAAAGCTGTGGTCCAGGAAGGGAGACCCAGTGCGGAGGAACCCTACGTCAGGACACAGTGTAAGTGATGCTTGAGTTAGAAATATCCTAGGATGCTTGATATGGTAAGACATCCCTGCAATACCAGTGCTtgtgaggtagaagcaggaggatcaggagttcaaagccagcctcagctgCAAAGCCAGTTTGAGGCaggcctgagctacatgagaccttgtctcaaaacaaaacaaaacagaatatattTGTTACAGGtttgatatctctctctctctctctctctctctctctctctctctctctctgtgtgtgtgtgtgtgtgtgtgtgtatgtgtgtgtatgtatctgtctgtctgctctgtcactctgtctctctctctgtctctttatctctctctgtctctctgtctcccccaccctaccccttTTTCTCATGAGCAAGGCTTAACCTAGGCTTCTGAGTTAATGCAAGAGGAGTAGCAGGAAGAGACCGGACTCCTGCAACCACCAGTGAGGCGGAGATGGGGAGGAGTGGGGGTTGTGAGGCTGGGTTGCCTCTGATACTGTCCAGACTCATTAAAGCTGCCTGGCCGGCACTGTCACCCAGGCTGACAGAATGCCAGCCAGCATCTATCCCCTGAGGCACAGAGCTGCCCCCCACCCACAGCGGATGCTGCCACTGCTGCACGCGAATGGGGCAGTGGCCATTTCTTGCACCCTGCAGAGGGAGCACGCGGATGATGGCAGAAAGACATCATAAAATACCGTACGGACATTGCCAGGGTTGGGGCTGGAAGAAGCCAGAGCACCCACGGCCGAGCTCAGTGCAGGGTGGCTTAGATGTTTCACAGACACAGGAAGCCTTTAGTAGAGCCAAGCGGGGCTGGACGTCCCTACCCACGGCTCCCAGGGCCTCATTCAGCAAAGCTTCCCTTTGAGCagccctgccctctgccctgggAACTCTGCTAGCCCATCAGCAGGTGGGGCCGAGGCCAGGGTATCTGCAAGGCTGAGTCTGAAAGTGTATGCGGGGTGTGGTGTGAGCAAGAGGCGAAAGGAAGGAGGAGCTGCTGTTGAAGGAGTTTCTTCTTGGTACCCAGCAAGGGTTTACACTGTCTGGAGACAttagagttacacacacacacacacacacatgcacacacacacacacacacacacactcacactcacacagtgtTATATTATCAAACCCCTATATCAGTAAGACGCTAAGTCAAATGTTTCCTTGGCAGCATCGACC
It contains:
- the Prrt4 gene encoding proline-rich transmembrane protein 4; translation: MAGRSYLELGLFCWVLLAVPVGPQPASSVSGAPLTTLTPPPQSEASMLSLNLGLNFKFHLRGPAAVWGSPVTETHPLSPGLGQESEEDMEGDLRTGPLWELLVGSPGNYLPEWGSAEGSFMPWASSLPPESTSPLSGPTKRPTALSQPRMGTVTWAPALTATAPPTSAPRPHQGELELKFDVALRAGAAPTLGHRSLPLLPSLRASLAEIAGRLGPFGFFGTTVSPLRNFSRQSYPGTTAHPTFVPEVSDPPGLFGTTGSLPPPLLERKFSSPSLFDSVASPSFASIRTTPVQHDPIVSTSGPDELSPAIFGNPSTPPGCEPASCSEPELSDDLGQPPASPLPLFFLTLEADWAEARARWGLAWEAHVYGAGALFGLVALLALLALALLPWRCPPGAPCLALLDLLLLSAGTTRAFPLFYDAYGHRDRLPTLAWLLLQDLPLPCLAAGLGLACLLLARPRTPRCPAGLAALLLLGLGVAVAAALGSAVHRPLRPLRLASRGLHAFLAAFLSGLLLALSCWGGRRRKAGAPLGGSGFKGATPVPQVRSPFAPRESWRRAARTAPVAGTFGLLSGALQGYEVLHALGYGGQAGLEGPWPWWAFQLGLRLGEVGVALPLALLGLYPALCSPRVPRRCWAKLFRLSPGHAAPLLPGGWVPGIRDKEPLGSAIARGDAELLQLCALAGPGPDLLLQGGGCRGLEDSGANPMQSPASSPSSDCTVDFRPPSPINLRRSIEEALCSEALLAPGLFQGPAFGEALPGLGLYRTISLGNKTGAGPSEKSEKVPGSPAPPELPSPGAWPPGSSASSSSLCGLSRDSSSMLLCSSPDRPPRCPLVCVLSPPRPSGSSPSLPASGSYQALSPPSRDSPEHASELQAQEALLQEQFLDACRQIDELSMGSDTIDL